In Pseudophryne corroboree isolate aPseCor3 chromosome 3, aPseCor3.hap2, whole genome shotgun sequence, a genomic segment contains:
- the SOX9 gene encoding transcription factor SOX-9 — protein sequence MNLLDPFMKMTEEQEKCLSGAPSPSMSEDSAGSPCPSGSSSDTENTRPQENTFPKGDPDMKKETEDEKFPVCIREAVSQVLKGYDWTLVPMPVRVNGSSKSKPHVKRPMNAFMVWAQAARRKLADQYPHLHNAELSKTLGKLWRLLNESEKRPFVEEAERLRIQHKKDHPDYKYQPRRRKSVKNGQSEQEDGSEQTHISPNAIFKALQADSPHSASSMSEVHSPGEHSGQSQGPPTPPTTPKTDVQPGKPDLKREGRPLQESGRQPPHIDFRDVDIGELSSEVISNIETFDVNEFDQYLPPNGHPGVASTQVTYTGSYGISNTNSAAAGAGHTWMPKQQPQQQPQQPQQQHTLSTLSSEQSQSQQRTHIKTEQLSPSHYSEQQQQHSPQQLNYSSFNLQHYSSSYPTITRSQYDYTEHQGSNSYYSHAAGQSSSLYSTFSYMNPSQRPMYTPIADTTGVPSIPQTHSPQHWEQPVYTQLTRP from the exons ATGAATCTCCTGGACCCCTTCATGAAGATGACAGAAGAGCAAGAGAAGTGCCTGTCCGGGGCCCCCAGCCCCTCCATGTCCGAGGACTCTGCGGGCTCCCCCTGCCCCTCCGGCTCGAGCTCGGACACGGAGAACACCAGACCGCAGGAGAACACCTTCCCCAAGGGGGACCCGGACATGAAGAAGGAGACGGAGGACGAGAAGTTCCCCGTGTGCATCAGAGAGGCGGTCAGCCAGGTGCTGAAGGGATATGACTGGACGCTGGTGCCCATGCCCGTGCGGGTGAACGGATCCAGCAAGAGCAAGCCGCACGTCAAGCGGCCGATGAACGCGTTCATGGTGTGGGCGCAGGCGGCGCGGAGAAAGCTGGCGGACCAGTACCCGCACCTGCACAACGCCGAGCTCAGCAAGACCCTGGGCAAGCTGTGGAG GCTTCTGAATGAGAGTGAAAAGCGCCCTTTTGTGGAGGAAGCTGAGAGACTGAGAATTCAGCACAAGAAAGATCACCCAGATTATAAGTACCAGCCACGCCGGAGAAAGTCAGTGAAGAACGGCCAGTCTGAGCAGGAGGATGGCTCTGAGCAGACCCACATCTCACCAAATGCAATCTTCAAAGCTCTGCAGGCTGACTCTCCGCACTCTGCCTCCAGTATGAGTGAAGTCCACTCCCCAGGGGAACACTCAG GTCAGTCCCAGGGTCCACCAACTCCACCAACTACTCCTAAAACAGATGTGCAGCCTGGGAAGCCAGATCTTAAACGTGAAGGTCGCCCCCTACAGGAGAGCGGCCGCCAACCCCCTCACATTGATTTCCGTGATGTGGATATCGGAGAGCTAAGCAGTGAGGTGATCTCCAACATTGAAACCTTTGATGTCAATGAGTTTGACCAATACCTGCCACCCAACGGCCATCCAGGAGTCGCCTCCACGCAGGTGACTTACACAGGCAGTTATGGCATCAGCAATACAAACAGCGCCGCCGCAGGTGCTGGACACACTTGGATGCCCAAGCAACAGCCTCAACAGCAGCCGCAACAGCCCCAGCAACAGCACACATTGTCAACTCTAAGCAGTGAGCAGAGCCAGTCCCAGCAGAGGACACACATCAAAACCGAGCAGCTTAGCCCAAGTCATTacagtgagcagcagcagcagcactctccacaGCAGCTCAATTACAGCTCCTTCAACCTCCAACACTACAGCTCTTCATATCCTACCATCACACGCTCACAGTACGACTACACCGAGCACCAGGGCTCTAATTCCTACTACAGTCATGCCGCTGGCCAGAGCTCAAGCCTGTACTCAACATTCAGCTACATGAACCCAAGCCAGCGTCCCATGTACACTCCCATTGCAGACACGACGGGGGTCCCATCTATTCCCCAGACACACAGTCCACAACACTGGGAGCAACCTGTCTACACACAGCTAACCAGGCCATAG